Proteins encoded together in one Ipomoea triloba cultivar NCNSP0323 chromosome 4, ASM357664v1 window:
- the LOC116015021 gene encoding 60S ribosomal protein L31, with the protein MADKGSKARKEEVVTREYTINLHKRLHGCTFKKKAPNAIKEIRKFAQKAMGTTDVRVDVKLNKHIWSRGIRSVPRRIRVRIARKRNDDEDAKEELYSLVTVAEIPPEGLKGMGTSIIDDDEE; encoded by the exons ATGGCGGACAAGGGGAGCAAAGCCAGGAAGGAGGAGGTCGTCACCAGAGAGTACACTATCAATCTCCATAAACGCTTGCATGGATG TACTTTCAAGAAGAAGGCTCCCAATGCCATAAAGGAAATCAGGAAGTTTGCCCAAAAGGCAATGGGAACAACTGATGTTAGGGTTGATGTGAAGCTCAACAAACACATCTGGAGCCGAGGAATCCGAAGTGTTCCAAGGAGAATCCGTGTTCGCATTGCACGAAAGAGAAATGATGACGAAGATGCGAAGGAGGAGCTTTACTCATTGGTCACTGTTGCCGAAATTCCCCCAGAGGGACTCAAGGGGATGGGTACTTCAATCATTGACGACGATGAAGAGTGA
- the LOC116014862 gene encoding berberine bridge enzyme-like 13 — protein MATLTLNSSWFLRVLTILITASSSTSFAFSDSSFQESFYQCVCVNSDFTVPFGAAFFAPNNASFTPILQSTAQNLRCLVPSVPKPKLIFTPLVESHVQAAVICAKQLGVQLRVRSGGHDYECLSYISEMESPFVIVDLAKLRRVEVNIEENTAWAQAGATVGEVYYRISQQSRTHGFPAGLCTSLGIGGHITGGAYGSMMRKYGLGADNVEDARIVDVNGKILDRQAMGEELFWAIRGGGGASFGIILSWKLRLVPVPSTVTVFTVPKTLEDGATKLLYKWQTIAADKLDEDLFIRVVISAVNAAKKGQRTIQTAYNALFLGQSDRLLQIMTKNFPELGLTKKDCLEMTWIQSILYIAGYPRNTPPETLLQGKSLFKNFFKAKSDFIRAPIPESGLEGLWKRLLQEDSPLLIWNPYGGMMAKIPETETPFPHRKGVIFKIQYLTLWNDASPESESKHYDWMRKLYNYMAPFASMFPREAYVNYRDLDLGMSKGGNESFIQAMAWGNKYFKMENFDRLVRVKSRVDPDNFFRHEQSIPTLPLSMEERGLGKTMIH, from the exons ATGGCAACCTTAACCTTAAACTCCTCATGGTTTCTAAGGGTTCTCACAATCCTCATCACtgcatcatcttcaacttcctttgCTTTCTCAGATTCATCATTCCAAGAAAGTTTTTACCAATGTGTTTGTGTGAACTCTGACTTCACTGTGCCCTTCGGGGCGGCGTTCTTCGCCCCAAACAACGCTTCGTTTACTCCAATTCTCCAGTCGACGGCCCAGAACCTGAGGTGTCTGGTACCGTCTGTCCCGAAACCCAAACTTATTTTCACCCCATTGGTCGAATCCCACGTGCAGGCGGCGGTTATCTGCGCCAAGCAGCTTGGAGTTCAGCTCAGGGTCCGGAGCGGCGGCCATGATTATGAATGCCTGTCGTATATCTCCGAGATGGAGTCGCCGTTCGTGATTGTTGACCTGGCGAAGCTGAGGAGGGTTGAGGTGAATATAGAGGAGAACACGGCGTGGGCCCAGGCCGGGGCGACGGTCGGCGAAGTGTATTACCGGATTTCTCAGCAGAGCCGCACCCACGGCTTCCCGGCGGGGCTCTGCACCAGCCTGGGCATCGGCGGGCACATCACGGGCGGCGCGTACGGGTCCATGATGAGAAAATACGGCCTCGGAGCTGATAACGTGGAAGACGCGCGGATTGTCGATGTTAATGGAAAGATTCTCGACCGGCAAGCAATGGGGGAGGAGCTTTTCTGGGCTAtccgcggcggcggcggcgctaGCTTCGGAATCATTCTTTCGTGGAAATTAAG gtTAGTGCCGGTTCCCTCCACCGTCACCGTTTTCACCGTTCCCAAAACCCTGGAAGACGGCGCTACCAAACTCCTATACAAGTGGCAAACCATCGCCGCCGATAAACTCGACGAGGATCTCTTCATCAGAGTCGTCATCTCCGCCGTGAACGCCGCCAAGAAAGGCCAGAGAACCATCCAAACCGCCTATAACGCCCTGTTTCTCGGCCAATCCGACCGTCTCCTCCAAATTATGACAAAAAATTTCCCAGAACTCGGATTAACCAAAAAAGACTGCCTCGAAATGACCTGGATCCAATCCATCCTCTACATCGCCGGATACCCAAGAAACACCCCGCCGGAAACTCTCCTCCAGGGCAAATCCCTCTTCAAGAACTTCTTCAAAGCCAAATCCGACTTCATAAGAGCCCCCATCCCAGAATCCGGCCTGGAAGGCCTCTGGAAACGCCTCCTCCAAGAAGACTCGCCGCTGCTGATCTGGAACCCGTACGGCGGCATGATGGCGAAGATTCCGGAAACCGAAACCCCATTCCCGCACCGGAAAGGCGTCATCTTCAAGATCCAATACTTAACCCTCTGGAACGACGCCTCGCCGGAATCGGAATCGAAGCACTACGATTGGATGAGGAAATTGTACAATTACATGGCCCCTTTCGCGTCCATGTTTCCCAGAGAGGCGTATGTGAATTACAGGGATCTTGATTTGGGAATGAGTAAGGGCGGGAATGAGAGCTTTATCCAAGCTATGGCGTGGGGGAATAAGTATTTTAAGATGGAGAATTTTGATAGATTGGTTCGGGTGAAGAGCAGAGTTGATCCGGATAACTTTTTCAGGCATGAACAGAGTATCCCCACGCTTCCTTTGTCCATGGAGGAGCGTGGATTGGGGAAGACGATGATCCATTGA